Proteins encoded in a region of the Hyphomicrobiales bacterium genome:
- a CDS encoding triose-phosphate isomerase encodes MPEFWIGTSWKMNKTLDEAMVFASALGSVDSHSDPRIQRFVIPPFTAVRQVKETLADTSVKVGAQTMHWDDAGAWTGEVSPLMLKDCNLDIIELGHSERRTHFGETNETVAKKSAAAVRHALIPLICIGETLAEREAGRAQEVLAEQVSTALSAIAAEQSDAPVLLAYEPVWAIGEGGIPASADYANDRHAEIIALSRDILGKPVPCLYGGSVNPENCVELIQCEHIDGLFIGRSAWHVQGYLDILNRCSNAI; translated from the coding sequence CTGCCTGAGTTTTGGATAGGCACAAGCTGGAAGATGAATAAAACCTTGGACGAAGCAATGGTATTTGCTTCGGCACTTGGTTCAGTGGATTCACACAGCGATCCAAGAATCCAAAGATTTGTCATTCCGCCTTTCACGGCTGTAAGACAGGTCAAAGAAACTCTGGCTGACACATCAGTCAAAGTCGGTGCGCAGACTATGCACTGGGATGATGCAGGAGCGTGGACTGGTGAAGTTTCACCCTTGATGCTTAAGGATTGCAATCTAGATATTATCGAGTTGGGGCACTCAGAACGTCGTACGCATTTCGGTGAAACCAATGAGACTGTTGCAAAGAAATCAGCAGCGGCCGTCCGCCACGCTCTTATCCCACTTATTTGCATCGGCGAAACTTTAGCAGAGCGCGAAGCTGGGCGAGCTCAAGAGGTTCTTGCCGAGCAAGTCTCAACTGCCTTATCTGCGATTGCTGCCGAGCAGTCCGACGCTCCTGTGCTGCTTGCTTATGAGCCTGTTTGGGCAATCGGCGAGGGTGGAATTCCAGCATCCGCCGACTATGCCAATGACCGCCATGCTGAAATCATAGCGCTTTCGCGCGACATTTTAGGAAAGCCGGTACCGTGCCTTTATGGCGGCTCGGTGAATCCGGAAAATTGCGTTGAACTCATCCAATGCGAACATATTGACGGCCTGTTTATTGGCCGCTCCGCTTGGCATGTCCAAGGCTATCTGGACATACTCAATCGTTGTTCCAACGCCATCTAA
- a CDS encoding RpiB/LacA/LacB family sugar-phosphate isomerase, which yields MKVAIAGDSAGEGLAKVIAEHLITKGIVAEDLSHSKAGPDAFYANLADRVANSVLDGNYNRAILVCGTGIGVCLSANKIPGIRAAQCHDTYSAERAALSNNAQIITLGARVVGQELAKSIVEAFLANTFDPNGRSAKNVQAINDLDEKYNK from the coding sequence ATGAAAGTTGCAATAGCCGGAGACAGCGCAGGAGAAGGTCTCGCAAAGGTCATCGCGGAACACCTTATAACTAAAGGCATCGTAGCCGAGGATCTATCACATTCGAAAGCAGGGCCTGACGCTTTTTATGCCAATCTAGCTGACCGTGTCGCTAATAGCGTTTTAGATGGTAACTATAACCGTGCTATCTTGGTATGCGGGACGGGTATTGGTGTGTGTCTTTCAGCAAATAAAATACCGGGCATTAGGGCTGCGCAATGTCACGACACCTATTCTGCCGAGCGCGCTGCACTCTCCAACAATGCTCAGATCATCACCCTTGGCGCCCGCGTTGTGGGGCAAGAATTGGCAAAATCTATCGTCGAGGCATTCTTAGCCAACACATTTGATCCCAATGGCCGGTCTGCTAAAAATGTACAAGCAATCAATGACTTGGATGAAAAATATAACAAATAA
- a CDS encoding sugar-binding transcriptional regulator, producing the protein MREDKTPRRPNEFSDTATWAAWLYYVDELTQKKVADRLKISRVTVIKLLAEARERGIVKVTINTEVAASVKISKQLTKKYGLEESLVIPSLSGKDLLQRLGNAASMILMDKLQDGETLAVAWGRTVSAVAESVPNHNNFKNITVAQLVASPDGLASDFSPELCSSLLANQLSAKCVNILAPVVVSSPEIRASLMKEPSIAAQFNIIRGASVALFGTGELGPGSTLETHNLYAKDIIEDVKSKGAAAVIMGLFIDANGDEVRSKIHDQMICASLNDLKAMQKRICVAGGLHKVKAIRAALRAKLITHLVTDEDTALQLLKS; encoded by the coding sequence ATGCGGGAGGATAAGACACCACGACGACCAAACGAATTTTCAGATACAGCAACTTGGGCCGCATGGTTGTATTATGTTGACGAACTCACGCAAAAAAAAGTAGCAGATCGCCTTAAAATTTCCCGCGTTACAGTGATCAAACTCTTGGCAGAAGCAAGAGAGCGCGGAATAGTAAAAGTTACAATCAATACTGAAGTAGCGGCGAGCGTTAAAATATCAAAACAACTAACTAAAAAATATGGTTTGGAAGAATCCTTAGTTATACCATCACTCTCTGGTAAGGATTTATTGCAACGTCTTGGGAATGCCGCATCCATGATTTTAATGGATAAACTGCAGGATGGAGAAACCTTAGCGGTTGCTTGGGGGCGTACAGTATCGGCGGTCGCAGAATCTGTTCCAAACCATAATAATTTTAAAAACATCACGGTTGCACAACTTGTTGCAAGCCCAGACGGTTTGGCATCTGATTTCTCGCCCGAATTATGCTCCTCATTACTTGCCAATCAGCTTTCAGCCAAATGTGTAAACATATTAGCGCCTGTGGTTGTTTCAAGCCCTGAGATTAGGGCTAGTCTAATGAAAGAACCATCAATTGCAGCGCAATTTAATATAATTCGTGGCGCGTCGGTGGCCTTGTTTGGCACGGGTGAGCTTGGGCCAGGTTCTACACTTGAGACACATAATCTCTATGCAAAAGATATTATAGAGGATGTTAAATCAAAAGGAGCTGCGGCGGTTATTATGGGCCTGTTTATTGATGCAAATGGTGACGAAGTTCGCTCAAAAATCCATGATCAAATGATATGTGCAAGCTTGAATGATTTGAAAGCCATGCAAAAGCGCATTTGTGTGGCTGGAGGGTTACATAAAGTTAAGGCAATCAGAGCTGCTTTAAGAGCTAAACTCATTACTCATCTCGTCACAGATGAAGACACAGCCTTACAACTACTCAAAAGCTGA
- a CDS encoding iron-containing alcohol dehydrogenase: protein MAENDHRLGENWTDLIDDIVAGNFFDNESGKTVSVPYESIVFQESLDGAEEALIADLKLGEKIAIVADEDTYDALGQRVAAALKNIGVDKTIILKKPHADMQTAASLTEELSEFDSAVAIGSGTINDLVKYVTAQDGRRYCVFATAASMNGYTSTTASMTLETGLKVSLPAQAPVGFFVDMDVSASAPSYLAASGFADCVARSVAQVDWWMSHRLLNTLYRSVPFDIQIDDEIELNKCAYLLPKGDIHATARLYRVLTLCGLGIGFIGMSNPGSMAEHQVSHYIDCFAGAAHPGSLHGQQVGVTSLTMARLQQAMLAQDKPPIMRPTSIDFDGMKTRMGSDIAAQCLELLKKKAFDEKAIDAVNEQLATIWPELRQEVQRFMIPATQMEKLLSDAGAPISAAELGLDLDFYKQAVRHGHEMRDRFSFVDIAANAGILEEYISAEK, encoded by the coding sequence ATGGCGGAAAATGACCACAGACTCGGTGAAAACTGGACAGACTTAATTGACGATATTGTTGCGGGAAATTTTTTTGATAATGAATCTGGAAAAACCGTTTCGGTTCCTTATGAGTCTATTGTTTTTCAGGAGAGTTTGGATGGTGCTGAGGAAGCGTTAATCGCTGATTTAAAGTTAGGTGAAAAAATTGCGATTGTAGCGGATGAAGACACCTATGACGCGCTTGGACAACGTGTGGCTGCCGCTTTGAAAAACATCGGTGTCGATAAAACGATAATTCTAAAAAAACCACATGCGGATATGCAAACAGCAGCCAGCCTCACCGAGGAATTGAGCGAGTTTGATAGCGCAGTTGCAATCGGTTCTGGGACTATCAATGATCTCGTTAAATATGTGACCGCGCAAGATGGCCGGCGTTATTGTGTTTTTGCAACTGCGGCCTCTATGAACGGTTACACTTCAACGACAGCAAGCATGACACTGGAAACCGGTTTGAAGGTTTCTTTGCCCGCACAAGCGCCAGTAGGTTTCTTTGTAGATATGGACGTTTCGGCTTCTGCTCCGTCTTATTTAGCGGCATCAGGGTTTGCTGACTGTGTTGCTCGATCTGTCGCTCAGGTAGATTGGTGGATGTCACATCGATTATTGAATACGCTCTACCGAAGCGTTCCTTTCGATATCCAAATTGACGATGAAATAGAGTTAAATAAATGTGCTTATTTACTCCCCAAAGGTGATATTCATGCGACCGCACGACTCTACCGTGTCTTGACCCTTTGTGGTCTAGGGATTGGGTTTATTGGGATGTCTAATCCAGGCTCAATGGCTGAGCATCAGGTATCACACTATATCGACTGCTTTGCTGGCGCAGCCCACCCAGGCTCTCTACATGGACAGCAAGTTGGGGTTACGAGCTTAACCATGGCGCGCCTTCAACAAGCGATGCTTGCACAAGATAAGCCCCCCATTATGAGGCCGACATCAATTGATTTTGACGGTATGAAAACACGAATGGGAAGCGATATCGCGGCCCAATGTTTAGAGCTGCTTAAAAAGAAAGCCTTTGATGAAAAAGCCATTGATGCAGTCAACGAACAGCTCGCTACTATTTGGCCAGAATTAAGACAGGAAGTTCAGCGCTTCATGATTCCCGCCACGCAAATGGAAAAGCTTCTCAGTGATGCAGGCGCTCCAATATCGGCTGCAGAACTTGGTCTTGATTTGGACTTTTATAAACAAGCTGTGCGCCATGGACATGAGATGCGTGACCGTTTTTCCTTTGTCGATATTGCAGCGAATGCAGGGATATTGGAGGAATACATTTCGGCTGAAAAGTAA
- a CDS encoding SDR family oxidoreductase — protein MMKKPLVAITGASSGIGEAVAKTFSAAGHPVLLMARRLERMEALGLPNSMCCEVDVRNREQIRSAVAKAEAEYGPVDMMFCNAGVARLADISSQPPEEWDEMIDINTKGVMNTVHAVMNDMMERRAGTLFMMSSIAGRKVYPDHTVYCGTKYFVHAVSESIRDYLADYNVRVVVLSPGIIETEVLSGVKDPNTLKAYQDNKKKIGGGIGSEHVAEIMLHTYQMPQNALIQEICITPTRQKY, from the coding sequence ATGATGAAAAAACCTTTAGTTGCTATAACGGGAGCCAGCTCAGGTATTGGTGAAGCTGTTGCCAAGACATTTTCTGCGGCTGGACATCCAGTTCTCTTGATGGCTCGCCGTCTCGAGCGGATGGAAGCGCTAGGACTTCCAAATTCCATGTGCTGTGAGGTTGATGTTCGCAACCGAGAGCAAATACGGTCAGCTGTTGCAAAAGCAGAGGCGGAATATGGCCCGGTCGATATGATGTTTTGTAACGCAGGTGTCGCGCGGCTTGCAGATATTTCTTCCCAACCACCGGAAGAGTGGGATGAAATGATCGACATCAACACCAAGGGTGTGATGAACACTGTGCACGCAGTGATGAACGACATGATGGAGCGTCGTGCCGGAACATTATTTATGATGAGTTCAATCGCCGGGCGTAAGGTTTATCCTGATCACACAGTTTATTGTGGCACCAAGTATTTTGTTCATGCAGTTTCAGAATCCATACGCGACTATTTAGCTGATTATAACGTACGTGTTGTTGTTCTATCGCCGGGCATAATTGAGACAGAGGTTTTAAGCGGCGTTAAAGATCCCAATACTCTTAAGGCATATCAGGACAATAAGAAAAAGATTGGTGGCGGGATTGGCTCAGAACATGTGGCAGAGATCATGCTGCATACTTACCAAATGCCGCAAAATGCCCTCATTCAAGAAATTTGCATTACACCAACACGGCAAAAATATTAA
- a CDS encoding class II aldolase/adducin family protein → MKSQWSDSELQKVLLAAKKADQNTDIATRVYTTRLLGCDPELVLHGGGNTSVKTVTKTMDGTLVNSICVKGSGWDMGTIESAGLPALELEPLRDLVQMDTLSDIDMVREQRQLLLDSSSPNPSVEAILHALIPAKYVDHTHANAVVAITNQPEGEKLTRELYSDSIIVPYVMPGFDLAKTCARYLADNPNATSMVLMKHGIFTWSDDARTAYEEMIELVDRAEKKLAEGNSTPFRSVDIPKNLATPAQIVPLLREALAQPSSLDGEANRLIMVHRANEEILHFCNAENLPSLVSRGNATPEHVIRIKRKGVALRAPEPDKLDAFFNDVKVAVSAYIEDYKNYFERNNKRAGGALKMLDPVPCVFYIAGVGLFAVGKSLKAAEVAADIAEATINVITKAEGMDAFEPLNEEDLFDLEYWSLEQIKLSPQVALVTGAAGGMG, encoded by the coding sequence ATGAAATCTCAATGGTCAGACAGCGAGTTGCAAAAAGTTTTGCTGGCTGCGAAAAAAGCGGATCAAAATACTGATATTGCAACGCGTGTTTACACGACAAGACTATTGGGCTGTGATCCTGAATTGGTGCTTCACGGTGGTGGAAATACATCGGTCAAAACAGTGACTAAAACCATGGATGGGACACTTGTAAATTCGATTTGCGTCAAAGGCAGTGGATGGGACATGGGCACAATTGAATCAGCTGGCTTACCTGCTCTTGAGTTGGAGCCTTTGCGTGATTTGGTCCAAATGGATACCTTATCTGATATTGATATGGTGCGCGAACAGCGGCAGTTATTACTGGACTCGTCCTCGCCAAACCCATCTGTTGAAGCGATATTACATGCACTTATTCCAGCCAAATATGTCGATCACACTCATGCGAATGCGGTGGTTGCAATCACTAACCAGCCGGAGGGTGAAAAGCTAACCCGCGAACTATATTCCGACAGTATAATCGTCCCTTATGTGATGCCCGGTTTTGATTTGGCAAAGACATGCGCGCGTTATTTAGCAGACAATCCAAACGCCACCAGTATGGTTCTTATGAAACACGGTATTTTTACATGGTCTGATGATGCCCGAACGGCCTATGAAGAAATGATCGAGCTGGTTGATCGCGCAGAAAAGAAACTTGCAGAAGGTAACTCAACCCCATTTCGATCAGTTGATATTCCAAAAAACCTAGCCACGCCTGCTCAGATCGTGCCGCTTTTGCGTGAGGCATTGGCCCAACCGTCAAGTTTAGACGGTGAAGCCAATCGTTTAATTATGGTCCATCGTGCAAATGAGGAAATTCTCCATTTTTGTAACGCAGAAAATTTGCCGTCATTGGTCTCACGTGGCAACGCAACCCCAGAACATGTCATTCGCATTAAGCGAAAAGGGGTAGCGCTTCGCGCCCCTGAGCCAGATAAGCTTGACGCCTTTTTCAATGATGTGAAAGTTGCTGTCAGTGCATATATTGAAGATTATAAAAACTATTTTGAACGCAACAACAAGCGTGCAGGCGGCGCACTTAAAATGTTAGATCCTGTTCCATGCGTTTTCTACATTGCCGGTGTTGGCTTATTTGCAGTCGGCAAAAGCCTGAAAGCTGCTGAGGTGGCGGCAGATATCGCTGAAGCGACTATTAATGTAATTACAAAAGCAGAAGGCATGGATGCCTTTGAACCTTTAAACGAAGAAGACCTTTTTGATCTTGAATATTGGTCGCTTGAGCAAATTAAACTATCTCCGCAAGTGGCGCTTGTAACGGGAGCCGCAGGTGGTATGGGATGA
- a CDS encoding FGGY-family carbohydrate kinase: MMAKDLVIGIDSSTTATKAIAWTKDGEQVAEARYPIQLYNPKPGHFEQNAKDWWQSAADTLQELTGKIDVNRIAALAISNQRETFCVFDENDEPLLPGTVWLDERATAQQKSFSKGFGSEKLRRISGKPVDVIVPLFRMLWIAENHPDIYSKIRAFADVNCTITRHLTGAWSTPLASADPTGMVDMEKGDWSQEILNAAGIDPSVMPTLYKPGAVMGHVTANAARATGLPEGVAVVAGGGDGQCAATGTGTIAPGIAYMNLGTALVAGCYAHDYAHDQAFRTEVSISDGGFIYETVLKAGTFLIDWMTEQMAQVEKTDQVAFLSALEEEAKNSPIGAGGLIILPYWQGCMTPHWDSNARGVIAGLSGSTRTGDIYRAILEGLAFDTAQALEKVRQATGRRINNIVAIGGGASSDLFLSIMADALNITVLKSDIREASSLGAAMAASVGAGWFSSFAEASDSMKGKIVKSIEPDPERAKRYAELRSHYERLWPLLSEWNEDLSNFTKSQLESNS, translated from the coding sequence ATGATGGCTAAAGATCTTGTTATTGGTATTGATTCATCGACTACCGCAACAAAGGCAATTGCCTGGACGAAAGATGGTGAACAAGTTGCCGAGGCTCGCTATCCAATACAGCTTTATAATCCCAAGCCCGGTCATTTTGAACAAAATGCTAAGGATTGGTGGCAAAGCGCCGCTGATACGCTTCAAGAATTAACGGGCAAAATAGATGTAAACCGGATTGCCGCATTGGCGATTTCCAATCAACGCGAAACCTTTTGTGTTTTTGACGAAAATGACGAGCCTCTTTTGCCGGGTACAGTGTGGCTAGATGAGCGTGCAACAGCTCAGCAAAAATCGTTCTCAAAAGGGTTTGGATCTGAGAAATTAAGACGTATTTCTGGAAAGCCGGTGGATGTGATCGTCCCTCTTTTTCGGATGCTTTGGATAGCAGAAAACCATCCAGATATTTACAGTAAAATTCGAGCATTTGCCGATGTGAACTGCACAATCACGCGGCATCTAACAGGGGCTTGGTCTACACCTCTTGCTTCGGCCGATCCAACAGGAATGGTGGATATGGAGAAAGGGGACTGGTCACAAGAGATATTGAATGCAGCTGGTATCGATCCTAGCGTCATGCCAACTTTATATAAACCGGGCGCTGTGATGGGACATGTTACCGCCAATGCCGCGCGCGCAACTGGTCTGCCTGAAGGCGTTGCCGTTGTCGCAGGCGGTGGTGATGGTCAATGTGCGGCGACAGGCACTGGCACAATTGCACCCGGGATCGCTTATATGAATCTGGGAACCGCACTGGTTGCTGGGTGCTACGCGCATGACTATGCACATGATCAAGCCTTTCGAACAGAAGTTTCAATCTCTGATGGCGGTTTCATCTATGAAACGGTTTTGAAAGCGGGTACTTTTTTAATTGATTGGATGACCGAGCAGATGGCTCAGGTAGAAAAGACCGATCAAGTTGCCTTTTTGTCAGCGCTGGAAGAAGAAGCGAAGAACAGCCCTATTGGGGCGGGTGGGCTTATCATTTTACCATACTGGCAAGGCTGTATGACCCCGCATTGGGACAGTAATGCACGCGGTGTTATTGCAGGCCTTTCAGGGTCTACGCGCACGGGGGATATTTATCGGGCCATTCTTGAAGGTTTGGCATTCGATACCGCTCAGGCGTTGGAGAAAGTGCGTCAAGCCACAGGCCGACGTATCAATAATATAGTTGCGATAGGCGGGGGGGCATCATCTGACTTGTTCTTATCTATTATGGCTGATGCACTCAATATCACCGTTTTAAAATCCGATATACGCGAAGCTTCATCTTTAGGTGCAGCTATGGCTGCGTCGGTGGGTGCTGGATGGTTCTCAAGCTTTGCTGAGGCCTCCGATTCCATGAAAGGGAAAATCGTCAAAAGCATTGAACCCGATCCTGAGCGGGCAAAACGTTATGCTGAACTGCGAAGCCATTACGAACGGCTTTGGCCACTTCTATCTGAATGGAATGAGGATTTAAGCAACTTCACTAAGAGCCAGCTGGAATCCAATTCATGA
- a CDS encoding HAD-IIA family hydrolase, with protein MSYSALLSTEAAFDRYEEIGERLPTAVFNGSSFSCENLIDVAPDVDAFVLDAFGVLNVGGTPIDGAVERIAQLRAMGKKLIVLTNAASDDHEFAIAKFMGLGFDFTGDEIVTSRDVCVDFIRTNLPKGKWGAICKKGDLLDDLNLDVVAWTKDTQVVVDGFLMLSSECIDEDLMMALENALKENPRPLICANPDLVAPRETGLSCEPGFFTHALADATGVTPLFFGKPFGDAYKVALNRLGDIPASRVAMVGDTLHTDVLGGKAAGLKTVLIVNHGLFAGKNVEAYIQRSGISPDYICPTT; from the coding sequence ATGAGTTATTCTGCGCTTTTGTCGACTGAGGCAGCATTTGACCGCTATGAAGAAATAGGGGAGCGGCTGCCCACCGCCGTCTTTAACGGATCATCTTTTTCATGTGAAAATTTAATTGATGTCGCCCCTGATGTTGACGCTTTTGTATTGGACGCTTTCGGTGTTCTGAATGTGGGCGGAACTCCAATAGATGGAGCAGTTGAACGCATTGCCCAACTGCGTGCGATGGGTAAGAAGCTCATCGTGCTAACCAATGCTGCAAGCGATGATCATGAATTTGCGATAGCCAAGTTCATGGGGCTTGGATTTGACTTCACAGGCGATGAGATTGTCACAAGCCGCGATGTATGTGTTGATTTTATAAGGACAAATTTGCCTAAGGGTAAGTGGGGAGCAATTTGCAAAAAGGGCGACTTACTTGATGATCTCAATCTCGATGTCGTGGCATGGACAAAAGATACACAAGTCGTTGTTGATGGTTTTCTTATGCTATCCAGCGAATGCATAGATGAAGATTTAATGATGGCCCTTGAAAATGCGCTGAAGGAAAATCCACGTCCGCTTATATGTGCTAATCCAGATCTGGTAGCACCACGGGAAACTGGCTTAAGTTGCGAGCCTGGTTTTTTTACGCATGCGCTTGCTGATGCAACGGGTGTGACACCTCTTTTTTTTGGCAAGCCGTTCGGCGATGCTTATAAAGTGGCTTTGAACCGTTTGGGTGATATCCCAGCCTCACGCGTGGCAATGGTGGGTGATACACTTCATACCGATGTTCTTGGCGGGAAGGCTGCTGGATTGAAAACCGTCCTTATTGTTAATCATGGACTGTTTGCAGGAAAGAATGTTGAGGCATACATTCAGCGATCAGGGATATCGCCTGATTATATTTGCCCAACCACCTAA
- a CDS encoding AraC family transcriptional regulator has protein sequence MKSNLSNKKPELEIIFNDPDCSFRLHQHDYPSPFAKWNYHPEYELHLITDSQGTMYLGDCIEEFTPGNLCLIGPNIPHNWMSHLRTRNYVEGRDVALQFTRASIGLDCNVRPREFSEIVSLLDDSHSGLVFEGEHKEEAIKLLLELRSLRGLDAFGTFLKLLSLLAQKCDARKVVSPNYQPNLDVSALLSMQGIFTEISAKLNGDIRMSRFADQLGMSETAFSRFFLKNTGMNFSNYVRKIRIGYACSLLLETEMKVVDIAGEAGFHNLSLFNRQFKNETGKTPKEYRKLTRLL, from the coding sequence ATGAAAAGCAATTTGTCAAATAAGAAGCCGGAACTTGAAATTATTTTCAATGATCCTGATTGCTCGTTCAGGCTTCACCAGCATGATTATCCCAGTCCATTTGCGAAATGGAACTATCATCCAGAATATGAGCTTCACCTCATCACAGATTCTCAAGGCACCATGTATCTAGGCGATTGCATCGAGGAATTTACTCCGGGAAATTTATGCCTCATTGGCCCTAACATCCCACATAACTGGATGAGCCATCTAAGAACCCGCAATTATGTTGAAGGGCGAGATGTCGCATTACAATTCACACGCGCCTCGATTGGATTAGATTGCAATGTGCGCCCTCGTGAATTTTCTGAGATTGTATCGCTCTTGGATGACAGCCATTCAGGTCTTGTGTTTGAAGGGGAACATAAAGAAGAGGCCATCAAACTGCTTCTTGAATTGCGCTCACTGAGAGGATTGGATGCGTTTGGAACGTTTTTAAAACTATTAAGTTTACTTGCGCAAAAATGCGATGCGCGAAAAGTGGTTTCACCAAATTATCAGCCCAACCTCGATGTCAGTGCGCTTCTTTCAATGCAGGGCATCTTTACTGAAATTTCAGCGAAACTGAATGGTGATATTCGTATGTCTCGATTTGCGGACCAGCTTGGCATGTCGGAAACAGCGTTCTCTCGATTTTTTCTTAAAAATACCGGTATGAATTTTTCAAACTATGTTCGCAAAATACGAATTGGATATGCTTGTTCTTTACTTTTGGAAACAGAAATGAAAGTTGTCGACATAGCAGGTGAAGCGGGCTTTCATAATTTATCACTTTTTAATCGACAGTTCAAAAATGAAACTGGCAAGACACCAAAAGAATATCGCAAACTGACACGTCTACTTTAA
- a CDS encoding sugar ABC transporter permease yields MLAGNASAPVSKGLMLPRWLTSEHPLPWLFPSVAILLVFGLYPVLYSLWLTFFKRNPATRVEKFDPSWNWSKLVADERVWDAVQVTLTYTFTALILQLVLGMLIALLLDCDRKGFGVFRALMTLPLVVPPAVTGMMFLLMYDGSFGVISHTLYDLGIISKDAPLLANHSTALFSVILVDVWQWTPFMVLIMLAGLRALPRDPFEAAAIDGATDIQAFFKLTLPMMSKIIALAVLIRGVDLFRVFDYVKVMTDSGPGTATETLTAYAGTIYFKSANFPYASTIAIFTLLVVLIVANIFIKIFKVRF; encoded by the coding sequence ATGTTAGCTGGAAATGCTTCTGCGCCCGTATCAAAGGGGTTGATGTTGCCGCGCTGGTTAACATCCGAGCACCCATTGCCTTGGTTGTTTCCATCCGTTGCTATATTACTTGTTTTCGGTCTCTATCCAGTCCTTTACTCATTATGGCTAACTTTTTTTAAAAGAAATCCGGCAACTCGCGTAGAAAAATTTGATCCATCATGGAATTGGTCGAAGCTTGTAGCTGACGAGCGAGTTTGGGATGCTGTACAGGTCACTTTGACTTACACGTTTACGGCCCTAATTTTGCAGCTTGTTCTAGGGATGTTGATTGCTCTTTTGCTAGATTGTGATCGCAAAGGTTTCGGCGTTTTTAGGGCGCTGATGACGCTGCCTTTAGTCGTTCCGCCGGCTGTGACAGGAATGATGTTCCTATTGATGTATGATGGTTCCTTCGGTGTTATCAGCCATACCTTGTACGATTTAGGGATTATATCAAAAGATGCGCCTTTATTGGCGAACCATTCAACGGCTCTTTTCTCGGTCATACTTGTTGATGTCTGGCAATGGACCCCTTTTATGGTGCTGATAATGCTTGCTGGTTTAAGAGCGCTACCAAGAGACCCATTTGAAGCCGCCGCCATTGATGGTGCTACCGATATTCAAGCTTTTTTCAAACTCACTTTACCTATGATGTCGAAAATTATTGCTTTGGCAGTCCTTATTCGTGGTGTCGATTTGTTCAGAGTGTTTGATTATGTAAAAGTCATGACAGACAGCGGCCCCGGGACAGCTACCGAGACGCTAACCGCCTACGCTGGGACAATATATTTCAAAAGCGCCAATTTCCCTTATGCTTCAACGATCGCCATATTCACGTTGCTGGTTGTTCTGATTGTTGCCAATATATTCATTAAAATATTCAAGGTGCGCTTCTGA
- a CDS encoding carbohydrate ABC transporter permease gives MEQSRTVIIARYAAAIFIIAIFVFPIFWFALTSIKPISAVFDKDGVIWFDFVPTFENYWVTLFGEASIDVNQNTRSDFGTSGGDSYDGRGSILSSIIVATGSTFLSTLVGLFAAYGLSRMSFTGSQGVLNWILSQRFLPPIAIIVPLVFIFHDMGLRDTHLGLIIAHTLINIPIAVLLLKSFIDDIPKDIDQAAMIDGATSWQVFWKIILPMSKGGLAATAVLCFIFSWTEFLLSLFLTNSIRTVPVKITTFVTSTGSEWGYISALGTSAIVPGFIFILLVQSHLVRGLTMGAIKD, from the coding sequence ATGGAACAATCTCGTACAGTTATCATTGCTCGTTACGCCGCCGCTATTTTCATAATTGCGATATTTGTCTTTCCTATCTTTTGGTTCGCCCTGACATCTATAAAACCTATCTCTGCTGTTTTCGATAAAGACGGGGTTATTTGGTTTGATTTTGTACCTACTTTTGAAAATTATTGGGTTACACTTTTTGGCGAAGCTTCCATTGACGTTAATCAAAACACCCGATCAGACTTTGGTACAAGCGGGGGTGATTCTTATGATGGTCGAGGGTCAATTCTCTCCTCAATAATTGTTGCAACAGGTTCAACGTTCCTCTCAACCTTGGTAGGCTTATTTGCTGCTTATGGCTTGTCTCGCATGAGTTTCACAGGCTCGCAAGGTGTGCTTAATTGGATTTTATCACAGCGCTTTTTGCCACCTATTGCCATAATCGTACCACTGGTTTTCATCTTCCATGACATGGGATTGAGGGATACTCATCTTGGTCTCATTATTGCGCATACACTTATCAATATTCCGATTGCTGTGTTGCTTTTGAAGTCTTTTATTGATGATATTCCAAAAGACATTGACCAAGCAGCTATGATTGACGGAGCCACTAGCTGGCAGGTCTTCTGGAAAATCATTTTACCAATGTCCAAAGGTGGTTTGGCCGCAACGGCAGTGTTGTGTTTCATATTCTCTTGGACTGAATTTCTTTTGTCATTGTTCCTGACAAATTCTATCCGCACCGTACCCGTCAAGATTACAACTTTTGTCACATCAACGGGTTCAGAATGGGGATACATTTCCGCATTGGGAACTTCGGCAATAGTGCCTGGATTTATTTTTATACTACTTGTCCAAAGCCATTTGGTTCGAGGACTAACTATGGGAGCCATCAAAGACTGA